GTTATCATAGCGTAGCTTTTCCGACCGCAAGAAAAGGACTGGTGAACAGATTTTTCACTACTACAGAGTGTATTACAAAGCCAATAAAATGGGTTATGTCACGTTAGAATTCGCTACAAATTACTGAATTTAAAAATAAACCGGAGCCTCCGTCTCCAAATAGATCGTGGCCGCTTTAGCGTTTGGACATAAGTCAAACTACTTCACATCACGCATCCTCACTTCCATCGCAGGCAGCGACACCCAAGCTCAACTCAATCCCCCACCTCCCGCTCTCCTCCCCCCTCCTCCCTCAAAAACCGCCGCACCCTAGCCAGCGCATCAGCCGGGTCGGATTTGCGGTGGTATTCTTCCAGGATGATCTGTTCGATCTTTTGCCGGGTTTCCAAACTTCCCCGCGCCGGTTCGTCCGGGGGCATCAGCCTGCGGCGGGCTTCTTCCAGGCGGTGTTGAAGGTCGGTGGTGGCTTCGAGGATGGTGTTGTCGATGCTGGCTGGTGGGTCATCCGGCTGCGGTTCCAGCAGGTCGAAGGTGACCGGGCGTGGCGGGTCTCGCCGCAGCGCCAGCCGGTAGCGCAGCAGCAGGGCCAGCACGCCCATTGCGAAAACCGGTGGCATGAGGATGGCTATCGCCTTCACCCAATCGGCCATGGATTGCCATGTATCGAAAGCATCGGCCCAGACATTATAATCGGCCATTGTCCATTCCTCCCGCACTTGTGAGACAAGCGATCACCGGAGGATTTTGACCTCTGGTGATCGGGGAGTTCGAAAGCCGCAAAGAGACGACTGCCTTGGCCTTTAAGCCGAAGCTCTGGACATGCACCAAGGCCTCCCCGACCATAGAAGGATGGAGAGTGGACCGTATAGACATAGTCCACCGCCTCAGCCACAAACCTATGGCTGAGGGGTGTCATTTAACGACCGACACTGGCCGCTCTCTGAGGAGTTTCGATACTCCAGGTCCAGCGCGTTACAACTGGTCCCGCAACTGGTTTAGCGTATAACGGGTGGAGAGGGGAAGCGGATTTTTTGGACTCGTATTTCAGGTCCAAACCGAGTCACAGTCAAAAACATTTTAGCTCTGCGTGCTTGGCTCCCCCTCACCCCGCCTCCGCTATGCTCGGCGGACTGACCGGGGCAGAGCCACGGGTCTCTGCCCGTCCTTCGGACCCCCGCTGGGGCGAGGAGAGAAGCCCACGCTGCGACTCTTTCCCTCTTCTCCCCAGCGGGGAGAAGGTGCCGGCAGGCGGATGAGGGGGCGGCGGAGCCGAAACCCGCGTTCTCGTCGAAATCAACCGCACGGGCTCTATAACCGAGGCGTTTAGAGTCTGCCGATGCTGGCCGCCCCATTTTAGCCCAAGCAAACAAAAAAGCGGACCGGTTTCCCGGTCCGCTTCTATCATATCGTCCAGGCAGCGAAGCTGCTTAGATCAGCTTGCCCATGGCGACGGCGGTGTCGGCCATGCGGTTGGAGAAGCCCCATTCGTTGTCGTACCAGGACAGGATGCGCACCAGCTTGCCGCCGTCCATGACCTTGGTCTGGTCGCCGGAGAAGGTCGAGGAATGGCTGTCGTGGTTGAAGTCGATGGAAACCAGCGGCTCTTCGGTATAGCCGAGAATGCCCTTCAACTCGCCTTCCGACGCTGCCTTGATGGCGGCGTTGATTTCTTCCTTGGTGACCGTGCGACCGGGGATGAACTTCAGGTCAACAACCGAGACGTTCGGGGTCGGAACGCGGATGGCCGAACCGTCCAGCTTGCCCTTCAGTTCCGGCAGAACCAGGCCGACGGCCTTGGCGGCACCGGTCGAGGTCGGGATCATCGACAGCGCAGCAGCGCGGGCGCGGTGCAGGTCCTTGTGCATCGTATCCAGCGTCGGCTGGTCGCCGGTGTAGGAATGGATGGTCGTCATGTAGCCGCTTTCGATGCCGACAAGCTTTTGCAGCACGTAGGCAACCGGTGCCAGGCAATTGGTGGTGCAGGAGGCGTTGGAAACGACCAGGTCGTCCTTGGTCAGCGTGTTGTGGTTGACGCCGAAAACGATGGTCTTGTCGGCACCATCAGCAGGCGCCGAAACCAGCACGCGCTTCGAGCCATTGGCCAGGTGCAGCGATGCCTTTTCCTTGGCGGTGAAAATGCCAGTGCATTCCAGCGCGATATCGACATTGCTCCAGGGCAGGTCCTTGGGATCGCGAACCGCGGTCACCTTGATCGGCGCGCGGCCGTCGATGATGATGCTGTCGCCTTCAACCTTGACGGTCGAGGGGAAACGGCCATGGACGCTATCATAGCGCAGCAGATGCGCATTGGTTTCGACCGGGCCAAGATCGTTGATGGCCACGACCTCAATGTCGGTCCGGCCGGATTCGATGATACCGCGCAGCACATTGCGGCCGATACGGCCAAAGCCGTTAATGGCAACTTTCACAGTCATTGCATAACTCCCGCTTCTCGGATGGCTCCGGGCTGCTGGGTGGCCCCCGGAACGGTGATGGTCTGGAACGGCGCGACGATGGCCAAGCGGTTCTCGCCTTGGGCAGCCCCAGGCATTGGGTAAAGGCACTCATGTGGTCAAGGCGTTCAGTCAAGCCCGAAGAGAAGCGGGCCCGCCAGACCCGCTCTTGAACCCTCTTCAGGAAAGCTTGGCTTCAGCCGCTTCGACAATCGCTTCAACAGTGATGCCGAAATGCTTGTACAATTCCTTGTAGGGGCCGGAAGCACCGAAGGACTTCATGCCGATAAAGGTGCCGTGCGAGCCGATGATCTCATCCCAGCCCTGACGGATCGCCGCTTCAACGCCGATCTTCACCGGAGCCGTGCCGATCACCGCGTTGCGGTATTCCTCTGGCTGCTCAAAGAACAGTTCAAAGCACGGCACGGAAACGACGCGGGCAGCAATGCCCTTGGCGGCGAGCGCCGCGCGGGCCTGGATCGCCAGTTCGACTTCCGAGCCGGTGGCAAAGATCGACACCTTGGCATCGTCAGCGCCGAGCAGCTCATAGCCGCCCTTGGCCGACAGATTTTCCGCCGAATATTCGGTGCGGGCCGCGATCAGGTTCTGACGGGTCAGCGCAATGCCGGACGGACGATCCGTATGGGTC
The Allorhizobium ampelinum S4 genome window above contains:
- the gap gene encoding type I glyceraldehyde-3-phosphate dehydrogenase, yielding MTVKVAINGFGRIGRNVLRGIIESGRTDIEVVAINDLGPVETNAHLLRYDSVHGRFPSTVKVEGDSIIIDGRAPIKVTAVRDPKDLPWSNVDIALECTGIFTAKEKASLHLANGSKRVLVSAPADGADKTIVFGVNHNTLTKDDLVVSNASCTTNCLAPVAYVLQKLVGIESGYMTTIHSYTGDQPTLDTMHKDLHRARAAALSMIPTSTGAAKAVGLVLPELKGKLDGSAIRVPTPNVSVVDLKFIPGRTVTKEEINAAIKAASEGELKGILGYTEEPLVSIDFNHDSHSSTFSGDQTKVMDGGKLVRILSWYDNEWGFSNRMADTAVAMGKLI